The following proteins come from a genomic window of Acanthopagrus latus isolate v.2019 chromosome 5, fAcaLat1.1, whole genome shotgun sequence:
- the zgc:114041 gene encoding monocarboxylate transporter 13, whose translation MNSRRAGPPHRGFGWVVVMSAFFIMGLTTGIFKNFGHFFLDIQCHFGVPTSTTSWVSSTTIAMFHLGAPVVSMLVVQFSQRAVIIVGGLLTASGMILSSLDLSLPWLYLTMGILQGLGISLAWIPANSMVSHYFVRWRPIAYAIASSGECIFAVMFSPFFQWLIEMYSWQGALLIIGGLQLNLCVCGALMRPLKTVQSPPQETKDTLEGDAAVLPPKRKVIFQCSLMRKPELVLYILFAIFSAPGFFIPPLFLVPFATSLGMDNYWPAFILSVLALSDLAGRLICGWIANMRLIRNLQLLAMVVTLLGVVLLLLPVCHNYWVIVVFTSLYGFLFGCVVSIHVTTIVDIVTLEGFDNALGLFMLFRSIGGFIGPPAAGWLVDETSDYSAAFYLSGLCPILSGVFVVLVDHLIQRRKATEAEDCQAIRQKDWEAGNVK comes from the exons ATGAACTCCCGGAGAGCTGGACCTCCTCACAGGGGGTTTGGCTGGGTCGTGGTCATGTCGGCCTTTTTCATCATGGGCCTCACAACTGGCATCTTCAAGAATTTTGGCCACTTCTTCCTGGACATCCAGTGTCACTTTGGAGTCCCGACCAGCACCACTTCCTGGGTCTCCTCCACTACGATTGCCATGTTTCACCTCGGAG ctccTGTGGTCAGTATGCTGGTTGTGCAGTTTTCTCAGAGAGCTGTCATCATAGTCGGTGGCCTGCTGACTGCCTCGGGGATGATTCTGTCATCTCTGGACCTCAGTCTGCCCTGGCTCTACCTCACTATGGGCATTCTGCAAG GATTGGGCATTTCCCTCGCGTGGATCCCTGCCAACAGCATGGTGAGCCACTACTTTGTCCGGTGGCGTCCCATCGCCTACGCCATCGCCAGCTCTGGTGAGTGCATCTTCGCCGTCATGTTCAGCCCCTTCTTCCAGTGGCTGATTGAGATGTACAGCTGGCAGGGTGCCTTGCTCATCATCGGAGGCCTCCAGCTCAACCTGTGTGTCTGCGGCGCTCTCATGAGACCCCTGAAGACAGTCCAGAGCCCGCCACAGGAAACCAAAGACACTTTAGAAGGCGACGCCGCTGTGCTCCCACCAAAGAGGAAGGTTATCTTCCAGTGCTCACTGATGAGAAAGCCTGAACTTGTCCTCTACATCCTGTTCGCCATCTTTTCGGCGCCAGGGTTTTTCATCCCACCCCTCTTTCTCGTGCCCTTCGCCACCAGCCTGGGGATGGATAACTACTGGCCGGCGTTCATCCTCTCGGTGCTGGCGTTATCGGACCTGGCGGGGAGGCTGATCTGTGGGTGGATAGCCAACATGAGGCTGATTAGGAACCTGCAGCTCCTCGCCATGGTGGTCACTCTGCTCGGGGTggtgctcctgctgctgccggtCTGCCATAACTACTGGGTCATCGTGGTCTTCACGTCACTCTACGGTTTCCTGTTTGGCTGCGTGGTGTCCATTCACGTCACCACCATCGTGGACATTGTAACTCTGGAGGGATTCGACAACGCGCTAGGGCTGTTCATGCTTTTCAGGAGCATCGGTGGCTTCATCGGCCcgcctgctgcag GCTGGCTGGTGGACGAGACCAGCGACTACAGCGCCGCCTTCTACCTCTCAGGCCTCTGCCCCATCCTGTCAGGAGTGTTTGTCGTCCTTGTTGACCACCTCATTCAGAGGAGAAAAGCCACGGAGGCCGAAGATTGTCAGGCCATCAGGCAGAAGGACTGGGAGGCAGGAAATGTCAAGTGA